The following coding sequences are from one Dreissena polymorpha isolate Duluth1 chromosome 8, UMN_Dpol_1.0, whole genome shotgun sequence window:
- the LOC127842871 gene encoding uncharacterized protein LOC127842871 isoform X1 codes for MSERHPAARCLHHWPTRALCLAFVAIQAASINWYLMENLKPSWAAMFAADAVILGLFTASFIQSSANIHREKHLPLVTFELSAHLPLCYIAWFAYAIVLDVKIVVIFTTFSTNLDEAVFFGPNTLKTSLAIAGIVFLTFLPTQHDVRCARRRTLITTLTTTVLFDILDGVDILENLFEKDVRESFPAGLARTMIVICCLNFMLPTLPLFTLAKTRFGLKKLPEKLELLHKIGVAYIVNLPLLITRMITWHGLSAVSRCLNHVTFSAMCGTIGCKQNVASECHLFANSVAERSKHGRGSPNTKPPTHGQENSSVGQTFSCLFL; via the exons ATGAGTGAACGCCACCCCGCGGCCCGCTGCCTGCACCACTGGCCCACACGAGCCCTGTGCCTCGCCTTTGTCGCAATCCAGGCCGCCTCCATCAATTGGTATCTCATGGAGAACCTAAAGCCCAGCTGGGCAGCCATGTTTGCGGCAGACGCCGTGATTTTAGGATTGTTTACGGCGTCGTTCATCCAGTCTTCAGCTAATATCCACAGAGAGAAGCACCTACCCCTGGTCACATTTGAACTATCCGCACACCTGCCTTTGTGCTACATTGCCTGGTTTGCCTACGCTATCGTTCTTGACGTAAAGATTGTCGTGATTTTTACAACGTTTTCCACGAATTTGGACGAGGCTGTATTTTTTGGCCCTAACACGTTGAAGACATCTCTAGCTATTGCTGGAATAGTATTCCTTACATTTTTGCCTACTCAGCACGACGTCAGATGCGCACGCAGACGAACATTAATTACAACGCTGACAACGACAGTTCTCTTCGATATATTGGACGGAGTTGATATTCTGGAAAATCTGTTTGAAAAAGATGTTAGAGAGAGCTTCCCTGCAGGACTTGCAAGAACGATGATCGTCATTTGTTGCCTTAATTTCATGTTACCAACTCTCCCCTTATTCACTTTAGCAAAAACACGATTCGGATTGAAGAAACTTCCGGAAAAACTGGAGCTTCTTCACAAAATAGGAGTTGCGTACATCGTGAACTTGCCATTGTTGATAACGAGGATGATCACTTGGCATGGCTTATCGGCAG tatcaaggtgcctgaaccacgtgactttttcggctatgtgtgggacaatcggatgtaaacaaaacgtcgcttcag aatgccatttgtttgcgaacagtgtggcagagaggtcaaaacacggtcggggatctcctaatacaaagccacccacgcacggacaggaaaatagttccgttggacaaactttttcttgtttgtttctataa
- the LOC127842871 gene encoding uncharacterized protein LOC127842871 isoform X2, whose product MSERHPAARCLHHWPTRALCLAFVAIQAASINWYLMENLKPSWAAMFAADAVILGLFTASFIQSSANIHREKHLPLVTFELSAHLPLCYIAWFAYAIVLDVKIVVIFTTFSTNLDEAVFFGPNTLKTSLAIAGIVFLTFLPTQHDVRCARRRTLITTLTTTVLFDILDGVDILENLFEKDVRESFPAGLARTMIVICCLNFMLPTLPLFTLAKTRFGLKKLPEKLELLHKIGVAYIVNLPLLITRMITWHGLSAAPLPAATSRTSLRCCSVPETPLHAATSRITPRCSALTETSLSAATSRTTPRCSA is encoded by the exons ATGAGTGAACGCCACCCCGCGGCCCGCTGCCTGCACCACTGGCCCACACGAGCCCTGTGCCTCGCCTTTGTCGCAATCCAGGCCGCCTCCATCAATTGGTATCTCATGGAGAACCTAAAGCCCAGCTGGGCAGCCATGTTTGCGGCAGACGCCGTGATTTTAGGATTGTTTACGGCGTCGTTCATCCAGTCTTCAGCTAATATCCACAGAGAGAAGCACCTACCCCTGGTCACATTTGAACTATCCGCACACCTGCCTTTGTGCTACATTGCCTGGTTTGCCTACGCTATCGTTCTTGACGTAAAGATTGTCGTGATTTTTACAACGTTTTCCACGAATTTGGACGAGGCTGTATTTTTTGGCCCTAACACGTTGAAGACATCTCTAGCTATTGCTGGAATAGTATTCCTTACATTTTTGCCTACTCAGCACGACGTCAGATGCGCACGCAGACGAACATTAATTACAACGCTGACAACGACAGTTCTCTTCGATATATTGGACGGAGTTGATATTCTGGAAAATCTGTTTGAAAAAGATGTTAGAGAGAGCTTCCCTGCAGGACTTGCAAGAACGATGATCGTCATTTGTTGCCTTAATTTCATGTTACCAACTCTCCCCTTATTCACTTTAGCAAAAACACGATTCGGATTGAAGAAACTTCCGGAAAAACTGGAGCTTCTTCACAAAATAGGAGTTGCGTACATCGTGAACTTGCCATTGTTGATAACGAGGATGATCACTTGGCATGGCTTATCGGCAG CACCCCTCCCAGCAGCGACCTCGAGGACATCATTGCGCTGTTGTTCGGTACCGGAGACACCCCTTCATGCAGCGACCTCGAGGATAACACCGCGCTGTTCCGCACTAACAGAGACATCCCTCTCAGCAGCGACCTCGAGGACAACACCGCGCTGTTCCGCGTAA